From Rhodococcus sp. B7740:
TTGATCTGACGTGCACGCTTGGCTGCGTAGATCACGAGGGCGTACTTGGACGAGGTGCGGGCGAGCAGCTCGTCGATGGGTGGATTGGTGATGCCGAGCGGCGTGTCGTAGGCCGGCAGAGCGCTGCGTCCGTCGAAGTCGGAAACGGCCGCTGAAATGCTGCTCACTGATGATCTCCTGAAATTGCATCGTTGGTGCTACGAACTAGCTGGTCGGGGCCTCGTGCGCCGTGAAACTGGTCAGCTGTTGCCGACCGACGACCTACCGACCAACAAGGATACCAACTGTTCGCACGAATGGTCGACATCGGTATTGACAACCACGGTGTCGAACTCGTCCTGTGCGGCCAATTCCACCCGTGCGGTCTCCAACCTCCGCTCGGTGGCCGCGCTCTCCTCGGTCGCGCGCCCGACCAGACGGGCGACCAAGTCGTCCCATGTCGGTGGCGCCATGAACACCAACAAGGCCTCGGGCTTGGACAC
This genomic window contains:
- the rpoZ gene encoding DNA-directed RNA polymerase subunit omega — its product is MSSISAAVSDFDGRSALPAYDTPLGITNPPIDELLARTSSKYALVIYAAKRARQINDYYNQLGDGILEYVGPLVEPGLQEKPLSIALREIHADLLEHTEGE